The Immundisolibacter cernigliae genome has a window encoding:
- the gspM gene encoding type II secretion system protein GspM — MSRWPAMTARWRRLAPREQRLLLLAAAVLALLLGYGLLWAPWQAARERLRADNARLRADLAWLQQLAPQVQALRARQPAAAGADAGGPLPVRLDASLRAAGLGEHLSRLEPAADGSVKLWLNDAPADGVLAWLAELAAQGVAVESLGLAPGAGPGLVNARATARE, encoded by the coding sequence ATGAGTCGCTGGCCGGCAATGACCGCGCGCTGGCGCCGGCTCGCGCCGCGCGAGCAGCGTTTGCTGCTGCTGGCCGCGGCCGTGCTGGCGCTGCTGCTCGGTTACGGCTTGCTGTGGGCGCCGTGGCAGGCGGCGCGCGAGCGCCTGCGCGCAGACAACGCCCGCCTGCGGGCCGACCTTGCCTGGCTGCAACAGCTGGCGCCGCAGGTGCAGGCGCTGCGCGCCCGGCAACCGGCGGCGGCGGGCGCGGATGCCGGCGGTCCGCTGCCGGTGCGCCTTGATGCCAGCCTGCGCGCGGCGGGTCTGGGCGAGCATCTGTCGAGGCTGGAGCCGGCCGCGGACGGCAGCGTCAAGCTGTGGCTGAACGATGCACCGGCGGACGGCGTGCTCGCCTGGTTGGCCGAACTGGCCGCCCAGGGCGTGGCGGTGGAGTCGCTGGGTCTGGCGCCGGGCGCAGGTCCCGGCCTGGTCAATGCCCGCGCGACGGCGCGCGAGTGA
- the gspF gene encoding type II secretion system inner membrane protein GspF — translation MAAYQYTAARPDGANARGLIEADSARLARAELRRQGLLPLDLTEVRASRAGAGFSLRREHLNGQELALLTRQLAVMVDSGLPLEETLRSVAEQAEAPRLKRVLTAVRSRVLEGHSLNAALAEHPHSFAEYYRAAVSAGEAAGRMGPVMDRLADFMEQRQALQQRVMLALFYPATLTVVSIAVVIGLLTYVVPEIVQVFDRMGQALPWITRAMIAVSGFLRTWGPALLVVLAAALIGMRLLLRVPALRLRFAAGVLRLPLLGRLMKGLDEARFTGTLGTLVGAGVNLVDALRVAARVVGNRHLRAGFEAAAERVREGAALNQALRRERLLPAMSLRLIASGEAGGELGAMLERAATLQERALQNTVAVLLGVFEPALILSMGGAVLVIVLAILMPIFELNQLVK, via the coding sequence ATGGCCGCCTATCAATACACCGCGGCGCGTCCGGACGGCGCCAATGCACGCGGCCTGATCGAGGCCGACTCGGCCCGCCTGGCGCGTGCCGAGCTGCGCCGCCAGGGTCTGCTGCCGCTGGACCTGACCGAGGTGCGGGCCAGCCGCGCCGGGGCCGGCTTTTCGCTGCGCCGCGAGCACCTGAACGGCCAGGAACTGGCGCTGCTGACGCGCCAGCTGGCGGTGATGGTCGACAGCGGCCTGCCGCTGGAAGAGACCCTGCGCAGCGTGGCCGAACAGGCCGAGGCGCCGCGCCTGAAGCGTGTGCTGACCGCCGTGCGCAGCCGCGTGCTGGAGGGTCATTCCCTGAATGCCGCGCTGGCCGAGCACCCGCACAGCTTTGCCGAGTATTACCGCGCGGCGGTCAGCGCCGGCGAGGCGGCCGGGCGCATGGGGCCGGTCATGGATCGCCTGGCCGATTTCATGGAACAGCGCCAGGCCCTGCAGCAGCGGGTGATGCTGGCGCTGTTCTACCCGGCCACGCTGACGGTGGTGTCGATCGCCGTCGTGATCGGCCTGCTGACCTACGTCGTGCCGGAAATCGTGCAGGTGTTCGACCGCATGGGCCAGGCGCTGCCGTGGATCACGCGCGCGATGATCGCGGTCAGCGGCTTCCTGCGCACCTGGGGGCCGGCGCTGCTGGTGGTGCTGGCGGCGGCGTTGATCGGCATGCGACTGCTGCTGCGCGTGCCCGCGCTGCGGCTGCGGTTTGCAGCCGGTGTGCTGCGCCTGCCGCTGCTCGGGCGGCTCATGAAGGGTCTGGACGAGGCGCGCTTCACCGGCACGCTGGGCACGCTGGTCGGTGCCGGCGTGAATCTGGTCGATGCGCTGCGCGTGGCGGCGCGGGTGGTCGGCAACCGGCACCTGCGCGCCGGCTTCGAGGCCGCGGCCGAGCGCGTGCGCGAGGGCGCGGCGCTGAATCAGGCGCTGCGCCGCGAGCGCCTGCTGCCGGCCATGAGCCTGCGCCTGATCGCCAGCGGCGAGGCCGGCGGCGAACTGGGGGCGATGCTCGAACGCGCCGCCACGCTGCAGGAGCGCGCCTTGCAGAACACCGTGGCGGTGCTGCTGGGCGTGTTCGAGCCGGCGCTGATCCTGTCCATGGGCGGCGCTGTGCTGGTGATCGTGCTGGCCATCCTGATGCCCATTTTCGAACTCAACCAACTGGTGAAGTGA
- the gspJ gene encoding type II secretion system minor pseudopilin GspJ, protein MRTARGFTLLELVVALAVFAVLATLAYGSLAQLLAARDRLAGRAEALGRLQLAYSLLERDCQALVARPARDELGDPEPPLRRAPDGSLEITQGAWSNPLDQPRAQLQRVRWQVRNGVLYRDAWPVLDRVPGSRPNSQRVLDEVQHFAVGIETGRTERAVSVRLDGRPFGPIEWLFVVAGEA, encoded by the coding sequence TTGAGGACGGCGCGCGGCTTCACGCTGCTCGAACTGGTGGTGGCGCTGGCGGTGTTCGCGGTGCTGGCGACGCTTGCCTACGGCAGCTTGGCGCAGTTGTTGGCGGCCCGCGACCGGCTCGCCGGTCGGGCGGAAGCCCTCGGGCGTCTGCAGCTGGCTTATTCCTTGCTGGAGCGCGACTGTCAGGCGCTGGTGGCCCGCCCGGCGCGGGACGAACTGGGCGATCCGGAGCCGCCGTTGCGCCGGGCGCCGGACGGCAGCCTCGAGATCACCCAGGGAGCCTGGAGCAACCCGCTCGATCAGCCGCGCGCGCAGCTGCAGCGCGTACGCTGGCAGGTACGAAACGGCGTGCTGTACCGCGATGCCTGGCCGGTGCTGGATCGCGTTCCCGGCAGCCGGCCGAATTCGCAACGCGTGCTGGACGAGGTACAGCACTTCGCGGTCGGCATCGAGACGGGTCGGACTGAGCGGGCCGTGTCGGTAAGGCTCGATGGCCGGCCGTTTGGCCCGATCGAGTGGCTGTTCGTGGTCGCGGGGGAAGCATGA
- the gspH gene encoding type II secretion system minor pseudopilin GspH translates to MHRQHAFTLLELVVVLALIGVILSFARLSLGDGGAAARLEQDARTLAAALRLAHDEAVLDGREFGLRLAGDGYDFMQLSGKTWRPLTGRQPLRARRLGAGQQLTLRVDGYPVALAGSLDGVDRPQVFLLSSGEATPFCVAVESREQRVWQVCAQADGEIAVTAPGVAG, encoded by the coding sequence ATGCACCGTCAGCATGCCTTCACCCTGCTCGAACTGGTGGTCGTGCTGGCGCTGATCGGTGTGATCCTGTCCTTCGCACGCCTGTCGCTGGGCGATGGCGGCGCCGCGGCGCGGCTGGAGCAGGACGCCCGTACGCTGGCGGCGGCGCTGCGCCTGGCGCATGACGAGGCAGTGCTGGACGGGCGCGAATTCGGCCTGCGCCTGGCCGGGGACGGCTACGACTTCATGCAGTTGTCGGGCAAGACCTGGCGGCCCCTGACCGGTCGCCAGCCGCTGCGCGCGCGCCGGCTCGGCGCCGGCCAGCAGCTGACGCTGCGCGTCGACGGCTACCCGGTGGCGCTGGCCGGCAGTCTGGACGGCGTCGACCGACCGCAGGTCTTTCTGCTGTCGAGCGGCGAGGCGACGCCGTTTTGCGTCGCCGTCGAGAGCCGCGAGCAGCGCGTCTGGCAGGTGTGTGCGCAGGCCGACGGGGAAATTGCCGTGACCGCGCCCGGGGTCGCCGGCTGA
- a CDS encoding SDR family NAD(P)-dependent oxidoreductase: MSGQLDGRVIWITGAGRGLGRAYAEGLAREGATVAVSDIANVEEAVAAIEAAGGKAAGFICDVTDEAAVMRCAADIKAQLGPIDGLVNNAGAYPFAPIEQTDGAFLERLFRLNVFGTFHCIRAVVPDMKARRRGKIINVTSATFHTPPPMLTAYVATKGAVIGLTRSLARELGEFDIQVNVIAPGLTETPGVAEASIGGDMWTGILAAQCLKRREQPEDLVGTVVFLCSPASDFITAQTINCDGGMGVH; this comes from the coding sequence ATGAGCGGCCAACTGGACGGACGGGTGATCTGGATCACCGGCGCCGGGCGTGGCCTGGGCCGGGCCTATGCCGAGGGACTGGCGCGGGAAGGCGCCACCGTCGCGGTGAGCGACATCGCCAATGTCGAAGAGGCCGTCGCGGCCATCGAGGCCGCCGGTGGCAAGGCCGCCGGCTTTATCTGCGACGTGACCGACGAGGCCGCCGTGATGCGCTGCGCGGCCGACATCAAGGCGCAACTGGGCCCCATCGACGGGCTGGTCAACAACGCCGGCGCCTATCCGTTCGCACCCATCGAGCAGACCGACGGTGCCTTTCTGGAGCGGCTGTTCCGGCTCAATGTGTTCGGCACCTTTCATTGCATCCGCGCCGTCGTACCGGACATGAAGGCCCGCCGCCGCGGCAAGATCATCAACGTCACCTCGGCCACCTTCCATACCCCGCCGCCGATGTTGACCGCCTACGTGGCCACCAAGGGCGCGGTGATCGGCCTGACCCGCTCCCTGGCGCGCGAACTTGGCGAGTTCGACATCCAGGTCAACGTGATCGCACCGGGTCTCACCGAAACCCCCGGCGTGGCCGAGGCGTCGATCGGCGGCGACATGTGGACCGGCATCCTGGCCGCGCAGTGCCTGAAACGCCGCGAGCAGCCCGAAGACCTGGTCGGCACGGTGGTGTTCCTGTGCTCGCCGGCGAGCGATTTCATCACCGCCCAGACCATCAACTGCGACGGCGGCATGGGCGTGCACTGA
- a CDS encoding thiamine pyrophosphate-dependent dehydrogenase E1 component subunit alpha has product MPTPDPATQLEMYRRMLRIRRFDETVKTLFDRGRIPGSVHLSIGQEAEVVGACMALRRDDTMVGNHRSHGHPIGKGAALGPLLAEILGKATGVNGGKGGSMHLADFSVGSLGESSIVGSGLPVAVGAALGAKMQGSDRVCLCFFGDGASNEGYFHEALNMASAWQVPVVFLCENNGYGVTTAFGRISRVPDVAARAAAYGIPGQIVDGQDALAVHAAVGQAVQRARDGAGPSLIEAKTYRYPHHSEGPLYDAIAYRDASELAAWQARDPLPLFARHLEDTGIADAATLTGIEQAIAAEVAAALEFAQQSPWPDPAEAHRGLYRTPIAGFDHA; this is encoded by the coding sequence ATGCCCACACCCGATCCTGCCACGCAGCTCGAAATGTACCGGCGCATGCTGCGCATCCGGCGTTTCGACGAGACAGTAAAAACCCTCTTCGACCGCGGCCGCATCCCCGGCTCGGTACACCTGTCGATCGGCCAGGAAGCCGAGGTCGTCGGCGCCTGCATGGCGCTGCGACGGGACGACACCATGGTCGGCAACCACCGCTCGCACGGCCACCCGATCGGCAAGGGCGCGGCGCTGGGTCCGCTGCTGGCGGAGATCCTGGGCAAGGCCACCGGCGTCAACGGCGGCAAGGGCGGCTCCATGCACCTGGCCGATTTTTCGGTCGGCAGCCTGGGCGAGAGCAGCATCGTCGGCAGCGGCCTGCCGGTGGCCGTTGGCGCCGCACTGGGGGCCAAAATGCAGGGCAGCGACCGCGTGTGTCTGTGCTTTTTCGGCGACGGCGCCTCGAACGAGGGCTATTTTCACGAGGCGCTGAACATGGCCAGCGCCTGGCAGGTGCCAGTGGTGTTCCTGTGCGAGAACAACGGCTACGGCGTGACCACGGCCTTTGGCCGCATCAGCCGGGTGCCGGACGTGGCAGCCCGCGCGGCGGCCTACGGCATCCCGGGCCAGATCGTCGACGGCCAGGACGCGCTGGCCGTCCATGCTGCCGTCGGGCAGGCCGTGCAACGCGCCCGCGACGGCGCCGGACCTAGCCTGATCGAGGCCAAGACCTACCGCTACCCGCACCACTCCGAAGGTCCGCTGTACGACGCCATCGCCTACCGCGACGCATCGGAACTGGCCGCCTGGCAGGCGCGCGATCCGCTGCCGCTGTTCGCCCGGCATCTCGAGGACACCGGCATCGCCGACGCGGCAACGCTGACCGGCATCGAGCAGGCCATCGCTGCCGAAGTCGCCGCGGCGCTCGAATTCGCCCAGCAGAGCCCCTGGCCGGATCCGGCCGAGGCCCACCGCGGCCTGTACCGCACACCGATCGCCGGTTTCGACCATGCGTGA
- the gspL gene encoding type II secretion system protein GspL, with translation MALQYFRWDGADAWQWLERGALREGDTAAAASAAGGEPVGVVLAAPQVWVSAQTLPRLPAARLARAAMFALEDQLASDLDAVQVAVGKRRADGLTELAVIGRAQLDAALARLREAGLKVAGITPLAALLPVDAFTVLAEPDHLTARLGAQASLCGAPQQIGPLLEALAPPSLRWLQTPGGPPPPPGLGAQIIEVPAEQALCLAPTPASPDLLQGAYAPARPPGQWRPWRPAAVLAGLWLALLLAGGLLETARLGRQNAALRTAIGEEFTRLFPEEGRPVSLRAQAERRLKLLDRGARGGALPLLAVAARALPPGQILTALDYRDGALTLEFGLPDVAAVEALRTRLAAERAVKADLPMAVAEGGVVRTRLVLRPAPGASAVATQEEP, from the coding sequence ATGGCGCTGCAGTATTTTCGCTGGGATGGCGCCGATGCCTGGCAGTGGCTCGAGCGCGGCGCGCTGCGTGAGGGCGATACCGCGGCCGCCGCCAGTGCCGCCGGCGGGGAGCCGGTGGGCGTCGTGCTGGCCGCGCCGCAGGTGTGGGTGAGTGCGCAGACCCTGCCGCGGCTGCCGGCCGCCCGGCTGGCCCGGGCGGCGATGTTTGCGCTCGAAGACCAGCTGGCGAGCGATCTGGACGCCGTGCAGGTGGCGGTCGGCAAGCGCCGCGCCGACGGCCTGACCGAGCTGGCCGTGATCGGCCGTGCGCAGCTCGATGCCGCGCTCGCCCGCCTGCGCGAAGCGGGGCTGAAGGTCGCCGGCATCACGCCGCTGGCGGCCCTGCTGCCGGTCGACGCCTTTACCGTGCTCGCCGAGCCCGATCACCTGACCGCACGCCTGGGCGCCCAGGCCAGCCTGTGCGGCGCCCCGCAGCAGATCGGGCCGCTGCTGGAGGCATTGGCACCACCGAGCCTGCGCTGGCTGCAAACGCCGGGCGGCCCCCCGCCGCCGCCTGGGCTGGGCGCCCAGATCATTGAAGTGCCCGCCGAGCAGGCGCTTTGCCTCGCCCCCACGCCGGCCAGTCCCGACTTGCTGCAGGGCGCCTACGCACCCGCGCGGCCGCCCGGCCAGTGGCGGCCGTGGCGCCCGGCGGCGGTGCTGGCCGGACTGTGGCTGGCGCTGCTGCTGGCCGGCGGGCTGCTCGAAACGGCTCGCCTTGGCCGCCAGAACGCCGCCCTGCGCACCGCCATCGGTGAGGAATTCACGCGCCTGTTTCCCGAAGAAGGTCGCCCGGTCAGCCTGCGGGCGCAGGCCGAGCGGCGCCTGAAACTGCTGGATCGGGGTGCCCGCGGCGGCGCGCTGCCGCTGCTCGCCGTGGCAGCGCGTGCGCTGCCGCCCGGGCAAATCCTGACCGCGCTCGATTACCGGGACGGCGCCCTGACGCTGGAATTCGGCCTGCCGGACGTGGCGGCGGTGGAGGCCCTGCGAACCCGCCTCGCGGCCGAGCGCGCGGTAAAGGCCGACCTGCCGATGGCCGTGGCCGAAGGCGGCGTGGTGCGCACGCGGCTGGTACTGCGCCCGGCGCCCGGCGCCAGCGCTGTGGCGACGCAGGAGGAGCCATGA
- the gspK gene encoding type II secretion system minor pseudopilin GspK, which translates to MRTPQRQRGVALILALLLMTIATVVAVAVASNEEFAIRRSSNVLRRAQASEYLTVSEYLAMARLRPGPSDAAAPSPVHIDLPWPLDLPGQAQVQDAQGCFNLNTLSLPAGETDLAEQRLRRLLELLDLSADIADQLLDWLDEDTNARFAGAEDDAYSRRRPPMRAANAPLGDVSELRLLPAMDAEAYAALAPLVCALPAQAGINVNSAPPLLLMALAEGLRLGQARDLAARAAATPFASLDAFLSDPALSGVLLDGGGLTVRSDWFTVRAQVTLDQLLLQRDSLLQVQDGQVRVRRRREQVGG; encoded by the coding sequence ATGCGAACCCCACAGCGCCAGCGCGGCGTAGCGCTGATCCTCGCCCTGCTGCTGATGACGATCGCCACCGTGGTGGCGGTGGCGGTGGCCTCGAACGAGGAATTTGCCATCCGCCGCAGCAGCAACGTCCTGCGCCGCGCGCAGGCCAGTGAGTACCTGACCGTCAGTGAGTATCTGGCGATGGCCCGGCTGCGGCCAGGACCGTCGGATGCGGCGGCGCCGTCACCGGTACACATCGATCTCCCCTGGCCGCTGGACCTGCCGGGCCAGGCGCAAGTCCAGGACGCACAGGGCTGTTTCAACCTGAACACTCTGTCCCTGCCGGCCGGTGAGACGGACCTGGCCGAACAGCGCTTGCGGCGCCTGCTGGAGCTGCTGGACCTGTCGGCCGACATCGCCGATCAGCTGCTCGACTGGCTGGACGAAGACACCAACGCGCGCTTTGCCGGCGCCGAGGACGATGCCTACAGCCGTCGCCGGCCGCCCATGCGCGCGGCCAATGCGCCGCTGGGCGACGTATCCGAGCTGCGCCTGTTGCCGGCCATGGACGCCGAGGCTTACGCCGCGCTGGCGCCGCTGGTCTGTGCGCTGCCGGCGCAGGCGGGGATCAACGTCAACAGCGCGCCGCCGCTGCTGCTGATGGCCCTGGCCGAGGGTCTGCGCCTGGGCCAGGCACGCGATCTTGCGGCACGCGCCGCGGCCACGCCGTTTGCCAGTCTCGATGCCTTCCTGAGCGACCCGGCGCTCAGCGGCGTGCTGCTGGACGGCGGCGGGCTCACGGTGCGTTCGGACTGGTTCACGGTGCGGGCGCAGGTCACGCTCGACCAACTGCTCCTGCAGCGCGACAGCCTGCTGCAGGTGCAGGACGGTCAGGTGCGCGTGCGCCGTCGCCGCGAGCAGGTGGGGGGCTGA
- the gspG gene encoding type II secretion system major pseudopilin GspG, with amino-acid sequence MRAYRSSESGFTLIEVMVVVVILGILAALVVPKIMGRPDEARVIKARQDIQAVEAALNLYRLDNHVYPGTDQGLKALVEKPSGEPPAPNWKAGGYLDRMPQDPWGRDYQYLNPGLHGEIDIWSYGADGQEGGEGVNADLGNWAQP; translated from the coding sequence ATGCGTGCTTACCGATCGAGCGAGAGCGGTTTTACCCTCATCGAGGTGATGGTGGTGGTGGTCATCCTGGGCATCCTGGCGGCATTGGTGGTGCCCAAGATCATGGGCCGCCCGGACGAGGCGCGGGTCATCAAGGCCCGCCAGGACATCCAGGCCGTCGAGGCGGCGCTGAACCTGTACCGCCTGGACAACCACGTGTATCCGGGCACCGACCAGGGCCTCAAGGCGCTGGTCGAGAAGCCCTCCGGCGAGCCGCCGGCGCCCAACTGGAAGGCCGGCGGGTATCTGGATCGCATGCCGCAGGACCCGTGGGGCCGCGACTACCAGTACCTGAACCCCGGCCTGCACGGCGAGATCGACATCTGGAGCTACGGCGCCGACGGCCAGGAAGGCGGCGAGGGCGTGAATGCCGATCTTGGCAACTGGGCGCAGCCCTGA
- a CDS encoding 2-isopropylmalate synthase: protein MRDGEQSPGAAMSREDKLRIARALERLKVDVIEAGFPASSPGDFASVKAVAEIVKDSRVCALARTGDADIDRAAEAIKPAVAPRIHTFIATSPLHMEKKLRMTPDQVVEAAVRAVKRARQYTDDVEFSAEDAGRSEMEFLCRIFEAVIDAGATTINVPDTVGYNLPQQFGEKFRYLIENIPNSDKAIFSAHCHNDLGLAVANSLAAVMAGARQVECAVNGLGERAGNAALEEVVMAVRTRQDLFPCDVGVDTRHLLACSKLVAAITGFHVQPNKAIVGLNAFAHESGIHQDGVLKSRETYEIMRAQDVGWQDNRLTLGKLSGRNAFKQRMSSLGFEFASQEEMAEAFRRFKELADKKREIFDEDLMALVTDMDLSQANERIKLVGMKACAEIGETPQATVSLVIDGEERSATAEGDGSVDATFKAIEAIVNSGAQLQLYSVQSITSGTDAQGEVSVRLARDGMAVNGSGSDTDIVIASAKAYVNCLNLVLAARAHAAAGV from the coding sequence ATGCGCGACGGCGAGCAAAGCCCCGGCGCCGCCATGAGCCGCGAGGACAAGCTGCGCATCGCACGCGCCCTGGAGCGGCTGAAGGTCGATGTCATCGAGGCTGGCTTCCCGGCCTCCAGCCCGGGCGATTTTGCCTCCGTGAAGGCGGTGGCCGAGATCGTCAAGGACTCGCGCGTGTGCGCCCTGGCGCGCACCGGCGATGCCGACATCGACCGCGCCGCGGAGGCCATCAAGCCGGCGGTGGCGCCGCGCATCCACACCTTCATCGCCACTTCTCCGCTGCACATGGAAAAGAAGCTGCGCATGACGCCCGACCAGGTGGTCGAGGCGGCGGTGCGGGCGGTCAAGCGGGCGCGCCAGTACACGGACGACGTGGAGTTCTCGGCCGAGGACGCCGGGCGTTCCGAGATGGAATTCCTGTGCCGCATCTTCGAGGCGGTGATCGACGCCGGCGCCACCACCATCAACGTGCCGGACACGGTCGGCTACAACCTGCCGCAGCAGTTCGGCGAGAAGTTCAGGTACCTGATCGAGAACATCCCCAATTCCGACAAGGCCATCTTCTCGGCCCACTGCCACAACGATCTGGGCCTGGCGGTGGCCAATTCGCTGGCCGCCGTGATGGCCGGCGCCAGGCAGGTGGAGTGCGCCGTCAACGGCCTTGGCGAGCGGGCCGGCAACGCCGCGCTGGAAGAGGTCGTCATGGCGGTGCGCACGCGCCAGGATCTGTTCCCCTGCGACGTGGGCGTCGACACCCGGCACCTGCTGGCCTGCTCGAAGCTGGTGGCGGCCATCACCGGCTTTCACGTGCAGCCGAACAAGGCCATCGTGGGTCTGAACGCCTTCGCGCACGAGTCCGGCATTCACCAGGACGGCGTGCTCAAGAGCCGCGAGACCTACGAGATCATGCGCGCGCAGGATGTCGGCTGGCAGGACAACCGCCTCACGCTGGGCAAGCTGTCCGGGCGCAATGCCTTCAAGCAGCGCATGAGCTCGCTCGGCTTCGAGTTCGCCAGCCAGGAAGAAATGGCCGAGGCCTTCCGGCGCTTCAAGGAGCTGGCCGACAAGAAGCGCGAGATCTTCGACGAGGACCTGATGGCGCTGGTCACGGACATGGACCTGAGCCAGGCCAACGAGCGCATCAAGCTGGTCGGCATGAAGGCCTGTGCCGAGATCGGCGAGACGCCGCAGGCCACCGTGTCGCTGGTCATCGACGGCGAGGAGCGCAGCGCCACCGCCGAGGGCGACGGTTCGGTGGACGCCACCTTCAAGGCCATCGAGGCGATCGTGAATTCCGGCGCGCAGCTGCAGCTGTACTCGGTGCAGAGCATCACCTCCGGCACCGACGCGCAGGGCGAGGTCAGCGTGCGCCTGGCTCGCGACGGCATGGCCGTGAACGGCTCGGGCTCGGACACCGACATCGTGATCGCGTCGGCCAAGGCCTACGTCAACTGCCTGAACCTGGTGCTGGCGGCGCGCGCGCACGCCGCGGCGGGGGTCTGA
- a CDS encoding alpha-ketoacid dehydrogenase subunit beta, producing MRELTFLEAIREAQEQEMARDPRVFILGEDVSFNVYGSTGGLADRFGLERVRDTPISESGFTGVAIGAALVGMRPIVDFTIASFMYLAMDQLVSMAAKTAYMYGGQAHVPAVFRAALFYNGGLAAQHSDRNYAMFMQVPGLKIAVPSCPYDAKGLLKTAVRDDDPVLMFEDGALWGSRGEVPQDDYLIPFGQAAVRREGSDVTVVAIGSRVREALTAADTLAREGISLEVIDPRTLVPLDRPTILESVAKTGRALVVDVGHKSCGVAGEILATIAEDGFWSLRAPLRRLTAPDMQIPFSPALEKGFYPDAAQIVDAARRLLRE from the coding sequence ATGCGTGAGCTGACGTTTCTGGAAGCCATCCGCGAGGCGCAGGAACAGGAGATGGCGCGCGATCCGCGCGTGTTCATCCTGGGCGAGGACGTGTCCTTCAACGTCTACGGCAGCACCGGCGGTCTGGCCGACCGCTTCGGCCTGGAGCGGGTGCGCGACACGCCGATCAGCGAGTCCGGCTTCACCGGCGTCGCCATCGGCGCGGCGCTGGTCGGCATGCGGCCGATCGTGGATTTCACCATCGCGTCTTTCATGTACCTGGCCATGGACCAGCTGGTCAGCATGGCCGCCAAGACCGCCTACATGTACGGCGGGCAGGCGCACGTGCCGGCGGTGTTCCGGGCCGCGCTGTTCTACAACGGCGGCCTGGCGGCGCAGCACTCGGACCGCAACTACGCCATGTTCATGCAGGTACCGGGCCTGAAGATCGCCGTGCCGAGCTGCCCCTACGACGCCAAGGGCCTGCTCAAGACCGCCGTGCGCGACGACGATCCGGTGCTCATGTTCGAGGATGGCGCGCTGTGGGGCAGCCGCGGTGAGGTGCCGCAGGACGATTACCTGATTCCGTTCGGGCAGGCCGCCGTTCGCCGCGAGGGCAGCGATGTGACCGTCGTGGCCATCGGCTCGCGCGTGCGCGAGGCACTGACGGCCGCCGACACGCTGGCCCGCGAGGGCATCTCGCTGGAGGTGATCGACCCGCGCACGCTGGTGCCGCTGGATCGCCCGACGATCCTGGAATCGGTCGCTAAAACCGGCCGCGCGCTGGTAGTGGACGTGGGCCACAAAAGCTGCGGCGTGGCCGGCGAAATCCTTGCCACCATCGCCGAGGACGGCTTCTGGTCCCTGCGCGCGCCGCTGCGGCGCCTGACTGCGCCGGACATGCAGATACCGTTCTCGCCGGCACTGGAAAAAGGCTTCTACCCGGACGCGGCGCAGATCGTGGACGCCGCCCGGCGCCTGTTGCGGGAATGA
- the gspI gene encoding type II secretion system minor pseudopilin GspI codes for MHGPMRGFTLLEVLIALVVVAVTLTAATAAIGGAARRQRGLEERTFATWAAHNTLGRLRLDGLAGDHAERQQALAGQRLQVTVQAHDQEALRRLELVVHRVGEDEVLARLTGFLPRPTVEPLPMSNPGPAPESGSQQQPASDGASGPVPEPPL; via the coding sequence ATGCACGGGCCGATGCGCGGCTTCACGCTGCTGGAGGTGCTGATCGCGCTGGTGGTGGTGGCGGTCACGCTCACGGCCGCCACGGCGGCGATCGGCGGCGCGGCGCGCCGGCAACGAGGGCTCGAGGAGCGCACCTTTGCCACCTGGGCCGCGCACAACACGCTCGGCCGCCTGCGTCTGGACGGTCTGGCGGGCGATCACGCCGAGCGGCAGCAGGCACTGGCGGGGCAGCGACTGCAGGTCACGGTGCAGGCTCACGACCAGGAGGCGCTGCGGCGGCTCGAGCTGGTGGTGCACCGGGTCGGCGAGGATGAAGTTCTCGCACGCCTGACCGGATTCCTGCCGAGGCCGACGGTGGAGCCGCTGCCGATGTCGAATCCGGGGCCGGCGCCGGAGTCCGGGTCGCAGCAGCAGCCCGCGTCCGACGGGGCGTCGGGGCCGGTACCGGAGCCGCCGCTTTGA